One window of the Podospora pseudopauciseta strain CBS 411.78 chromosome 4, whole genome shotgun sequence genome contains the following:
- the YSA1_2 gene encoding ADP-ribose diphosphatase (antiSMASH:Cluster_4; COG:L; EggNog:ENOG503NZ8Q) translates to MSSGTNPSAARIVSVKPLENKDARWLNLVQIEYLTPDGQTRQWEAIHRTTTPKSSPGGVDSVHIIAVRSCSSDPSRKEILLEKQFRPPAGKVCIEFPAGLVDPNESIETCALRELREETGYVGEVMGKVGGSMVMFGSPASSAAKTVFIHATIDTCKPENQTPVAELEDGEFIEPFWVPLANLHSQIRRLAEEGFAIDSKVGIYAEGLEMGRLLNGA, encoded by the exons ATGTCTTCAGGAACCAATCCATCAGCCGCGAGAATTGTTTCCGTGAAACCACTG GAAAACAAAGACGCCCGCTGGCTCAACCTAGTCCA AATAGAATACCTCACCCCCGACGGACAAACCCGCCAATGGGAAGCCATccaccgcaccaccacccctaaATCCAGCCCAGGCGGCGTCGACTCTGTCCACATCATCGCTGTCCGCTCTTGCTCATCAGACCCAAGCAGGAAGGAGATTCTCCTAGAGAAACAATTCCGGCCACCAGCGGGCAAGGTCTGCATCGAGTTCCCCGCCGGACTGGTCGATCCCAACGAGAGCATCGAGACGTGTGCGCTGAGAGAGCTGAGAGAGGAGACGGGGTATGtcggggaggtgatgggcaaGGTTGGGGGGAGTATGGTGATGTTTGGAT CACCCGCATCTTCGGC CGCCAAAACAGTCTTCATCCACGCCACCATCGACACGTGCAAACCAGAAAACCAGACCCCCGTCGCCGAACTCGAAGACGGCGAGTTCATCGAGCCATTCTGGGTCCCGCTTGCCAATCTACACTCCCAAATCAGAAGGCTAGCCGAGGAAGGTTTCGCCATTGACAGCAAAGTTGGGATCTACGCGGAAGGCCTAGAGATGGGACGCTTGCTCAACGGTGCCTAG
- a CDS encoding hypothetical protein (antiSMASH:Cluster_4; EggNog:ENOG503P310; COG:G) has protein sequence MLTITTQDYTIPDPELSVLGRSQCNSLKQNLVPKITGPNPELEVGLIIVSPMRRTIETALLAFGDLGIPFEAHAGWQENSTQPCDTGSPISSLKSEFPQVNFDHVDPVYPDKTSPSGKKYFNTKQAIMARGQAVLRDLKQRKEKAIIVVSHSGFLRAGVTGRWYMNADYRVFDFADEVEGNVKIQEREWTAKEGGLGWSFEERVELGDGLVDEIEEPVLD, from the exons ATGTTGACAATAA CAACACAAGACTACACCATCCCCGACCCAGAACTCTCCGTCCTAGGCCGCTCCCAATGCAACTCCCTCAAACAAAACCTCGTCCCCAAAATCACCGGCCCCAACCCCGAGCTCGAAGTAggcctcatcatcgtcagcCCCATGCGCAGAACCATCGAGACAGCCCTCCTAGCCTTTGGCGATTTAGGCATCCCCTTTGAAGCTCACGCCGGGTGGCAAG AAAACTCAACCCAACCCTGCGACACAggctcccccatctcctctcTAAAGTCTGAATTCCCTCAGGTAAACTTTGACCACGTCGATCCAGTCTATCCCGACAAAACCTCCCCGTCTGGGAAAAAGTATTTCAACACTAAACAAGCCATTATGGCCAGAGGGCAAGCGGTTCTCAGGGATTTGAAACaacgaaaagaaaaggcgATCATCGTCGTGTCACATTCGGGGTTTTTGCGAGCGGGGGTTACGGGGAGATGGTACATGAATGCTGATTACAGGGTGTTTGATTTTGCGGATGAGGTCGAGGGAAATGTGAAGATccaggagagggagtggaCTGCcaaggaggggggtttggggtggagttttgaggagagggtcgagttgggggatgggttggtggatgagatTGAGGAGCCGGTTTTGGATTAG
- a CDS encoding hypothetical protein (COG:S; EggNog:ENOG503NWAP; antiSMASH:Cluster_4) — protein MPSKRKLDLPPAEIYKAAKLASNGSRHAHVEEDDDLEAGPAPPPEDDDGDYGPSAPPEDDDGDDEEGRFFGGGITETEKEVLDFMDSNQQSTAFDAGPETIDGSWLKKTALSFEKKISRNAELRAKFENDPSKFIDSEADLDSAIKSLSILSDHPSLYPLFAQLGSAASLVSLLAHENTDIAIDAVEILSELTDQDVSASEPDWSSLVNACLEADLLGLLTSNFSRLDETNESDREGVYHALSLLENLSSSPTICDKLGSDKPLVQYLLNRISTPQEKETSQNKQYSAEILAILVSSSLTNRTCLVSLNAVDILLQQIAPYRKRDPDKSSSSYTPEFIRNSFECLSSLVSSPEGKKAFIEAEGVELCLIMLKDGGPKITKPSSLRLLDHACAFSPEMATKIVTEGGLKTLFTMFMKNKTSIGQTTEHLIGIFASMLRFLPAESPERIRTLAKFVEKEYEKLEKTVQLRREYAARLGVVDAAIQEENNTLDRKEREEMEDEFFSRRLDAGLFCLQSIDVVLAWLIAEDDGARDKIKQLLADRDEDLGVLRKTIQEQIEGVDEGGEDGRETKEMLSTLVRFLV, from the coding sequence ATGCCCAGCAAACGGAAGCTGGATCTTCCCCCGGCTGAAATCTACAAAGCAGCCAAACTCGCCTCCAATGGCTCCCGACATGCTCACGtagaagaagacgacgatcTCGAAGCTGGTCCAGCTCCCCCACCAGAAGACGACGATGGTGACTACGGTCCATCAGCGCCACcagaggatgacgatggcgacgacgaagaaggcCGATTCTTTGGCGGCGGGATaacagaaacagaaaaagaagtcCTCGACTTTATGGATTCCAATCAACAATCCACCGCGTTCGACGCAGGCCCCGAAACGATCGACGGCTCCTGGCTCAAGAAAACTGCGCTCTCCTTCGAGAAGAAAATCTCGCGTAACGCCGAGCTCCGCGCCAAATTCGAAAACGACCCCAGCAAGTTCATCGACTCGGAAGCCGACCTCGACTCGGCAATCAAgtccctctccatcctctccgaCCACCCATCCCTCTACCCCCTCTTCGCCCAGCTCGGCAGCGCTGCCAGCCTCGTTTCCTTGCTAGCCCACGAAAACACCGACATCGCCATCGATGCAGTAGAGATCCTCTCCGAGCTCACAGACCAAGATGTCTCCGCCTCCGAACCCGACTGGTCCTCCCTCGTCAACGCCTGCCTCGAGGCCGATCTGTTAGGTCTCCTAACCTCCAACTTTTCCCGCCTAGACGAAACCAACGAGTCCGACCGCGAGGGGGTATAccacgccctctccctcctcgaaaaCCTCTCTAGTTCCCCAACCATATGCGACAAACTCGGCTCTGACAAGCCCCTGGTTCAATACCTCCTGAACCGcatctccaccccccaagAGAAGGAAACCTCCCAAAACAAACAATACTCCGCCGAAATCCTGGCCatcctcgtctcctcctcccttaCCAACCGGACTTGTCTCGTATCCCTCAACGCGGTGGATATTCTCCTTCAACAGATCGCCCCCTACCGCAAACGCGACCCAGACAAGAGCTCATCATCTTACACCCCCGAATTCATCCGCAACTCATTCGAGTGTCTATCCAGTCTTGTCTCCTCTCCCGAAGGGAAAAAAGCCTTTATCGAAGCAGAAGGGGTGGAGCTCTGTCTCATTATGCTCAAGGACGGGGGCCCAAAGATAACCAAACCGTCCTCACTACGACTGCTCGACCACGCATGCGCGTTTTCCCCCGAGATGGCAACCAAGATTGTGacagagggggggttgaagacTTTGTTTACGATGTTTATGAAGAATAAGACTTCTATAGGGCAGACAACGGAGCATCTAATCGGGATATTTGCCTCGATGCTTCGTTTCCTACCAGCCGAGTCCCCTGAACGAATCAGGACGCTGGCAAAGTTTGTCGAGAAGGAGTATGAGAAATTGGAAAAGACGGTGCAGCTGAGGAGGGAGTACGCTGCCaggctgggggtggtggatgctgCTATTCAAGAAGAAAATAACACGCTGGATaggaaagagagggaggaaaTGGAGGATGAGTTCTTCTCCAGGAGGCTAGATGCGGGGTTGTTTTGCCTGCAGAGTATAGATGTTGTTCTTGCCTGGCTCATCgcggaggatgatggcgcTAGGGACAAAATCAAACAGTTGTTGGCCGACCGGGATGAGGATCttggggtgttgaggaaAACGATACAAGAGCAgattgagggggtggatgaggggggcgaggatgggagggagacgAAGGAGATGTTGAGTACGTTGGTCAGATTTTTGGTGTGA
- the VMA10 gene encoding H(+)-transporting V1 sector ATPase subunit G (EggNog:ENOG503P53V; COG:C; antiSMASH:Cluster_4; BUSCO:EOG09265PWR), with product MSAQNSAGIQTLLDAERDASKIVQKAREYRTKRVREARDEAKKEIEAYRAKKEEEYKKFEAEHTQGNKAAEEEANKEADDQIAKIREAGKKNQDEVINDLLEAVFNPRPEPIAA from the exons ATG TCGGCCCAAAACTCCGCCGGGATCCAGACCCTTCTCGAC GCTGAGAGAGACGCCAGCAAGATTGTGCAAAAGG CTCGCGAGT ACCGCACCAAGCGCGTCCGTGAAGCCCGCGACGAAGCCAAAAAGGAGATTGAAGCCTACCgcgccaagaaggaggaggagtacaAGAAGTTTGAGGCCGAG CACACCCAAGGCAACAAggccgccgaggaagaagccaaCAAGGAGGCCGACGATCAGATCGCCAAGATCAGGGAGGCGGGCAAGAAGAACCAGGACGAGGTCATCAATGATCTGCTCGAGGCTGTGTTTAACCCCAGGCCGGAGCCTATTGCTGCTTGA
- a CDS encoding hypothetical protein (EggNog:ENOG503P6MU; BUSCO:EOG09265K5D; COG:S; antiSMASH:Cluster_4) codes for MSKASKLTLLGTSLFALGTVVFVHYQQKAEQQAMHQGVIRDMEQQRLKRERQADFDMQRALEAEYKKDQSVRDTTAEMDPALSKRGGLNVPVAR; via the exons atgTCAAAAGCCTCCAAACTCACCCTCCTGGGAACCTCCCTCTTCGCGCTGGGCACAGTAGTCTTCGTGCACTACCAGCAAAAGGCCGAGCAACAA GCCATGCACCAAGGCGTAATCCGCGACATGGAACAACAACGCCTAAAACGCGAGCGACAAGCCGACTTCGACATGCAGCGCGCCCTCGAGGCCGAGTACAAAAAGGACCAAAGCGTCAGGGACACAACCGCCGAGATGGACCCAGCACTGTCAAAAAGAGGGGGGTTGAACGTGCCGGTAGCCAGGTAG
- the RPB2 gene encoding DNA-directed RNA polymerase II subunit RPB2 (EggNog:ENOG503NW78; antiSMASH:Cluster_4; COG:K), protein MADYATQSQSYGGYGDEFDDDNNYENGDELGVDQDEAAITPEDCWDVISAYFDMKGLVSQQIDSFDEFTSSTIQSLVDEYADLTLDHPNPGDDQGRDIALRRYDIHFGNVMISKPTLTEISGETTSLLPYECRDRNLTYSAPMYCKVSKRARVAINEPVPLNELDDEQHELMRETGEHPMTIRWEEEESDMPGEGSKGENDRGDLIFLGKLPVMVKSQICHLYGEDDESLFVLNECPYDQGGYFIINGSEKVLIAQERSAANIVQVFKKPPGGSVSYQAEIRSALEKGSRLISSLQMKLHTKASNEKGRLANTVSVTLPYVREDVSLAIVFRALGIVSDEDILNHICYDRKDTQMLEALRPCIEEAFCIQDREIALDFIGKRGNGNMGQNRMNRIRAAKDLLQKEMLPHISQTEGCETRKAFFLGYMVNKLLQCALGRRDTDDRDHFGKKRLDLAGPLLAKLFRGVVRRMTQDLMGYMKRCLDTNKHFTLALGIKANTLTNALKYSLATGNWGDQKKAMSSTAGVSQVLNRYTFASTLSHLRRTNTPIGRDGKLAKPRQLHNTHWGLVCPAETPEGQACGLVKNLSLMCYVSVGTPADPIVDFMTARGMDVLEEYEPLRAPNATKVFVNGTWVGVHNDPKQLVTLVQDLRRKNVISFEVSLVRDIREREFKIFSDAGRVMRPLFTVEQEEKGNHGVEKGQLILNKDHIARLQRDKELGKYHPDYWGWQGLLKSGAIEYLDAEEEETTMICMTPQDLDDFRMTKLGFHIETTSGQGNNRIRTKVNKTTHMYTHCEIHPAMLLGICASIIPFPDHNQSPRNTYQSAMGKQAMGFFLTNYSRRMDTMANILYYPQKPLATTRSMEFLKFRELPAGQNAIVAILCYSGYNQEDSVVMNQSSIDRGIFRSLFFRSYTDCEKRVGINIVEMFEKPTRGDTLRLKHGTYDKLDADGIIAPGIRVSGEDIIIGKTSPINPDNAELGQRQQQHVKRDASTPLRSTESGIVDSVVLTTNQDGMRYVKVRVRTTKIPQIGDKFASRHGQKGTIGLTYRMEDMPFTAEGITPDIIINPHAIPSRMTIAHLVECLLSKVATLKGLEGDATPFTDVTVDSVSDLLREQGYQSRGFEILYHGHTGRKLRAQCFFGPTYYQRLRHMVDDKIHARARGPVQIMTRQPVEGRARDGGLRFGEMERDCMIAHGAASFLKERLFEVSDAYRVHICEICGLMTPIANLTKQSFECRPCKNKTKIAQVHMPYAAKLLFQELMSMGIASRMFTSRSGISVR, encoded by the exons ATGGCTGATTACGCGACCCAGAGTCAGTCGTATGGCGGCTACGGCGACGAGTTCGACGATGACAACAACTACGAAAATGGCGACGAGTTGGGCGTCGATCAGGACGAGGCCGCCATCACACCGGAGGACTGCTGGGATGTCATCTCGGCCTACTTTGATATGAAGGGTCTGGTGTCGCAACAGATTGATTCTTTTGATGAAttcaccagcagcaccatccAGTCTCTCGTCGACGAATATGCCGATCTCACACTCGACCATCCCAATCCCGGTGACGACCAGGGCAGAGATATCGCCCTGCGGAGATACGACATTCATTTCGGCAACGTCATGATCTCGAAGCCCACCCTCACCGAAATTTCAGGCGAGACAACCAGTCTCTTGCCCTACGAGTGCCGCGACCGTAACCTCACATACTCTGCGCCCATGTACTGCAAGGTTTCCAAGCGCGCCCGTGTTGCCATCAACGAGCCCGTTCCACTAAACGAGCTGGATGATGAGCAGCACGAGCTTATGCGGGAGACGGGCGAGCACCCGATGACGATTcgatgggaggaggaagagagcgaCATGCCTGGAGAGGGCTCCAAGGGGGAGAATGATAGGGGCGATCTCATTTTCCTCGGCAAGCTTCCCGTCATGGTCAAGTCGCAAATCTGCCACTTGTAcggcgaggacgacgagTCGCTCTTTGTGCTCAACGAGTGCCCTTACGACCAGGGTGGTTACTTTATCATCAACGGTTCCGAGAAGGTCTTGATCGCCCAGGAGCGATCGGCGGCCAACATTGTCCAAGTCTTCAAGAAGCCACCAGGAGGCAGTGTCTCGTACCAGGCTGAGATCAGGAGTGCTCTTGAAAAGGGCTCTCGTCTGATTTCGTCGCTGCAGATGAAGTTGCACACCAAGGCATCCAACGAGAAGGGCAGATTGGCCAATACTGTGAGCGTTACTCTGCCCTACGTCCGTGAGGAtgtctccctcgccatcgtcTTCCGTGCTCTTGGCATTGTGTCCGACGAGGATATCCTGAACCACATTTGCTACGATCGCAAGGACACACAGATGCTGGAGGCTTTGCGGCCTTGCATCGAGGAGGCTTTCTGCATCCAGGACCGAGAAATTGCTCTGGACTTTATCGGCAAGCGTGGCAACGGGAATATGGGTCAGAACCGCATGAACCGCATCAGGGCCGCGAAGGATCTTCTTCAGAAGGAGATGTTGCCCCACATCTCACAGACAGAAGGTTGTGAAACGAGgaaagccttcttcttgggctaCATGGTCAACAAGCTTCTTCAATGCGCGCTCGGTCGCAGGGATACTGACGACCGTGATCACTttgggaagaagaggttggattTGGCTGGTCCGCTTTTGGCCAAGCTCTTCCGTGGCGTTGTTCGTCGCATGACACAGGATCTCATGGGGTACATGAAGCGCTGCCTCGACACCAACAAGCATTTCACTCTGGCCCTTGGCATCAAGGCCAACACATTGACAAACGCTCTCAAGTACTCGTTGGCCACCGGGAACTGGGGTGATCAGAAGAAGGCCATGAGCTCCACGGCTGGTGTGTCACAGGTGTTGAACCGTTATACCTTTGCCTCCACGCTGTCCCATTTGAGACGTACCAATACGCCCATCGGGCGTGACGGCAAGCTTGCCAAACCCAGACAGCTTCACAACACTCATTGGGGTTTGGTCTGCCCAGCCGAAACGCCTGAGGGACAGGCTTGCGGTCTGGTCAAGAACTTGTCTCTGATGTGCTACGTGAGTGTGGGTACTCCGGCTGACCCAATCGTCGACTTCATGACGGCCCGCGGCATGGATGTCTTGGAGGAGTACGAGCCGCTTCGCGCGCCCAACGCGACCAAGGTGTTTGTGAACGGCACATGGGTGGGTGTGCACAACGACCCCAAGCAGCTCGTCACGTTGGTACAAGATCTGAGGCGGAAGAACGTAATCAGTTTCGAAGTGTCCCTTGTTCGGGACATTCGCGAGCGCGAGTTCAAGATTTTCTCTGATGCCGGTCGTGTCATGAGACCGCTCTTCACTGTTgagcaagaggagaagggcAACCACGGCGTAGAAAAGGGGCAACTTATTCTCAACAAGGACCACATTGCCAGGCTCCAAAGGGACAAGGAACTTGGCAAGTATCACCCGGACTACTGGGGTTGGCAAGGTCTCCTTAAATCGGGGGCCATTGAATACCTggacgccgaggaggaagaaacCACTATGATCTGCATGACCCCTCAGGATCTGGATGATTTCCGCATGACCAAGCTAGGATTCCATATCGAAACCACCTCTGGCCAAGGCAACAACAGGATCCGCACCAAGGTCAACAAGACGACACACATGTACACGCATTGCGAAATCCACCCCGCCATGCTTCTCGGTATCTGCGCCAGTATCATTCCGTTCCCCGACCACAACCAGTCGCCCCGTAACACATATCAGTCTGCCATGGGTAAGCAGGCCATGGGCTTCTTCCTTACCAACTATTCCCGCCGCATGGACACCATGGCCAATATTCTGTACTACCCACAAAAGCCGTTGGCTACCACGCGGTCCATGGAGTTCCTCAAGTTCCGAGAGTTGCCTGCCGGTCAGAACGCCATTGTGGCCATCCTCTGTTATTCTGGCTACAACCAGGAAGATTCCGTCGTCATGAACCAGAGCAGCATTGATCGCGGCATCTTCCGCAGTCTGTTCTTCCGTTCTTACACGGACTGCGAGAAGCGGGTGGGTATCAATATTGTGGAGATGTTTGAGAAGCCAACCCGCGGTGACACGTTGAGGTTAAAACACGGGACGTACGACAAACTGGATGCTGACGGAATTATTGCTCCTGGCATCCGTGTGTCGGGCGaagacatcatcatcggaaAGACGTCGCCCATCAACCCTGACAATGCCGAACTtgggcagcggcagcagcagcatgtcAAGCGTGATGCGTCGACGCCTCTTCGCAGCACCGAGAGTGGTATTGTGGACTCGGTCGTGCTCACGACCAATCAAGATGGCATGCGCTACGTCAAGGTCAGGGTGCGGACAACCAAGATTCCTCAGATTGGCGACAAGTTTGCGTCTCGCCACGGGCAAAAAGGTACCATTGGACTCACCTATCGGATGGAGGACATGCCCTTTACGGCCGAAGGCATCACGCCAGACATCATTATCAACCCCCACGCCATTCCGTCCCGTATGACCATTGCCCATTTGGTCGAGTGTCTGCTTTCCAAGGTGGCCACACTTAAGGGCCTGGAAGGCGACGCCACCCCCTTTACGGACGTGACGGTCGACTCGGTCTCTGACCTGCTCCGCGAGCAGGGGTACCAGTCTCGTGGCTTCGAGATCCTGTACCACGGCCACACTGGACGCAAACTCCGGGCCCAGTGCTTCTTTGGTCCCACCTACTACCAGCGTCTCAGACACATGGTGGACGACAAGATCCACGCGCGTGCTCGTGGGCCGGTCCAGATCATGACCCGTCAGCCAGTTGAGGGTCGTGCCAGAGACGGCGGTCTCCGTTTCGGAGAAATGGAACGTGATTGTATGATTGCCCACGGCGCCGCATCGTTCTTGAAGGAGCGTCTGTTTGAGGTGTCTGATGCGTACCGCGTGCACATTTGCGAAATTTGCGGGTTGATGACGCCTATCGC GAACCTCACCAAGCAATCCTTCGAATGCCGGCCTTGcaagaacaagaccaagatTGCACAGGTACACATGCCGTACGCGGCCAAGCTGCTTTTCCAGGAGCTCATGTCGATGGGCATTGCCTCGCGCATGTTTACCAGCAGGTCGGGTATCTCGGTCCGCTAA
- a CDS encoding Endoglucanase 5A (EggNog:ENOG503P08U; COG:O; CAZy:GH45), translated as MRSSAVLQTSLLAVLPLAVQAQGASGSGKSTRYWDCCKPSCAWPGKAAVNRPVFACDANFQRISDSGVASGCNGGSAYSCADHSAWAINDNLSYGFAATALSGGSEASWCCACYELTFTDGPVAGKKMVVQSTSTGGDLGSNHFDLNIPGGGVGLFDGCKPQFGGLPGATYGGISDRSQCASFPDALKPGCNWRFDWFKNADNPSFTFRQVQCPSELTARSGCKRDDDSRFPVFSPPGGGSQPQPQPTSSAAQNPNPTPSAAPGGCRAAKYAQCGGQGFTGCTTCEAGSTCTASNQWYSQCL; from the exons ATGCGTTCCTCAGCTGTTCTTCAGACTTCTCTCCTTGCTGTCCTGCCTCTTGCCGTTCAGGCTCAGGGCGCCTCTGGGTCTGGCAAGTCTACCAGATACTGGGACTGCTGCAAGCCATCATGTGCCTGGCCAGGTAAGGCGGCGGTCAACAGACCCGTCTTTGCCTGTGACGCCAACTTTCAGCGCATTTCCGACTCTGGTGTTGCCTCTGGCTGCAATGGTGGCTCTGCCTACTCGTGCGCTGACCACAGTGCCTGGGCCATCAACGACAACCTCTCCTATGGCTTCGCTGCCACTGCTCTGAGCGGGGGATCCGAAGCTTCTTGGTGCTGTGCCTGTTACGA ACTCACCTTCACCGACGGCCCCGTCGCCGGCAAGAAAATGGTCGTCcagtccacctccaccggcgGCGACCTCGGAAGCAACCACTTCGACCTCAACATCCCCGGCGGCGGTGTCGGCCTTTTCGACGGCTGCAAGCCCCAATTCGGCGGCCTCCCCGGCGCCACCTACGGCGGTATCTCCGACCGCAGCCAGTGCGCCTCGTTCCCCGACGCCCTCAAGCCCGGGTGCAACTGGAGGTTTGACTGGTTCAAGAACGCGGATAACCCGTCGTTTACCTTCAGACAAGTCCAGTGCCCGTCTGAGTTGACGGCGAGGAGCGGGTGCAAGCGGGATGACGATTCCCGGTTCCCGGTATTTTCTCCCCCGGGAGGCGGCAGCCAGCCCCAGCCTCAGCCGACTAGCAGTGCGGCGCAGAACCCGAACCCGACTCCTAGCGCGGCGCCGGGTGGGTGCAGGGCTGCGAAGTATGCGCAGTGTGGTGGGCAGGGGTTTACGGGGTGCACTACTTGTGAGGCGGGGAGCACTTGCACTGCTAGCAATCAGTGGTATTCCCAGTGCCTATAA